A stretch of Streptococcus sp. oral taxon 061 DNA encodes these proteins:
- a CDS encoding ABC transporter permease, with protein MKKYQRMHLIFIRQYIKQIMEYKVDFVVGVLGVFLTQGLNLLFLNVLFQHIPSLEGWTFQEIAFIYGFSLIPKGLDHLFFDNLWALGQRLVRKGEFDKYLTRPINPLFHILVETFQIDALGELLVGGILLATTATSIAWTLPKFLIFLVCIPFATLIYTSLKIATASIAFWTKQSGAMIYIFYMFNDFAKYPISIYNSLLRWLISFIVPFAFTAYYPASYFLQDKDVFFNIGGLILISLVFFVISLKLWDKGLDAYESAGS; from the coding sequence ATGAAAAAATATCAACGCATGCATCTGATTTTTATCAGACAATACATCAAGCAAATCATGGAATACAAGGTGGATTTTGTGGTTGGTGTCTTGGGAGTCTTTCTGACTCAAGGGCTGAACCTCTTGTTTCTCAATGTACTCTTTCAACACATCCCCTCGCTAGAAGGTTGGACCTTTCAAGAGATTGCCTTTATCTATGGATTTTCCTTAATTCCAAAGGGATTAGATCATCTCTTTTTTGACAATCTCTGGGCTTTAGGTCAACGACTAGTTCGAAAAGGGGAGTTTGACAAGTATCTGACCCGTCCTATCAATCCTCTCTTTCACATCCTCGTTGAGACGTTTCAGATTGATGCCTTGGGTGAACTTTTGGTCGGTGGCATCTTACTAGCAACAACGGCGACTAGCATTGCTTGGACTCTTCCAAAATTCCTGATTTTTCTAGTTTGTATTCCTTTTGCGACCTTGATTTACACTTCTTTAAAAATCGCGACAGCCAGCATCGCTTTTTGGACCAAGCAGTCAGGTGCCATGATTTACATTTTCTATATGTTTAATGATTTTGCCAAGTACCCGATTTCCATTTACAATTCGCTCCTTCGTTGGTTAATTAGCTTCATCGTGCCTTTTGCTTTTACGGCCTACTATCCTGCCAGCTATTTCTTGCAGGACAAGGATGTCTTCTTTAATATCGGTGGTTTGATTCTGATTTCCCTTGTCTTCTTTGTCATTTCTTTGAAACTATGGGACAAGGGCTTAGATGCCTACGAAAGTGCTGGTTCGTAA